One genomic window of Pseudomonas sp. LFM046 includes the following:
- a CDS encoding lipopolysaccharide kinase InaA family protein, which yields MSDFIAMADREILARHGLDSFDSLWDLRLDAVDEPNTGRGGWSSVFRLDLGDAAYYLKRQSNFLSRSLRRPFGEPTFAREFRNIRRYQELGVPALQAAFFGTREIADERRAILVSRALDGWRELAAWLELWSSMLVEQRSAVIAAVAGLARRLHGAGQVHGCFYPKHVFLRETQAGFDTCLIDLEKTRPLLLGCRDRVKDLETLVRRADAWGDAEVRELLACYLELPADSGEVNGWLARLASRRRNKERSQ from the coding sequence ATGAGTGACTTCATCGCGATGGCGGATCGCGAGATCCTCGCCCGCCACGGACTGGACAGTTTCGACTCGCTCTGGGACCTGCGCCTGGACGCTGTGGATGAGCCCAATACCGGCCGGGGCGGGTGGAGCAGCGTGTTCCGCCTGGACCTGGGGGATGCTGCCTACTACCTCAAGCGGCAGAGCAATTTCCTCAGCCGCAGCCTGCGGCGCCCTTTCGGCGAGCCCACCTTCGCCCGCGAATTTCGCAATATCCGGCGCTACCAGGAATTGGGAGTGCCTGCCTTGCAGGCGGCCTTCTTCGGTACCCGTGAGATCGCCGACGAGCGCCGCGCCATTCTGGTATCCCGTGCCCTGGATGGCTGGCGTGAGCTGGCCGCCTGGCTGGAGCTCTGGTCCAGCATGCTCGTCGAGCAGCGTTCGGCCGTCATCGCAGCGGTCGCCGGCTTGGCTCGCCGGTTGCACGGCGCCGGTCAGGTGCATGGCTGCTTCTATCCCAAGCATGTCTTCCTGCGGGAGACCCAGGCTGGTTTCGACACCTGCCTGATCGACCTGGAAAAGACGCGGCCCTTGCTGTTGGGCTGCCGCGACCGGGTCAAGGACCTGGAAACCCTGGTCCGTCGTGCCGACGCCTGGGGCGACGCCGAAGTTCGCGAGCTACTGGCCTGCTACCTGGAGCTTCCCGCCGACTCGGGCGAGGTGAATGGCTGGCTGGCGCGTCTCGCCAGCCGTCGACGCAACAAGGAGCGCAGTCAATGA
- a CDS encoding glycosyltransferase, with amino-acid sequence MSQRRIKVLQLQNYYNVNASDLAEQIIQALPTDQYEVTTAFLRGRPGPGEPVSKAERSIYFGYSKSAVSGLRLRALWALYRHCRDEGYDAVITHRFKPVNMLMLLNRWLGIRACIGVAHGFGEYDRGFRCWVARQLVTPAWRLVGVSRAVRDYLVGASAGFTPANTRQINNAIDIARAEGLQHSREKAREMLGLPADAFVFGAIGRLVPVKGHIHLLRAFAEVKDEQPNTLLAIIGEGRARPDLEAAIAELGLQGRALLLGAKDDALQYVRAFDAFVMPSLSEGLPLALLEGMSGHLPVIGSDIPSLKPILEDCGGRIFPSGRHEVLAGHLREVLALSVAERAAEGERAYQYLCKAHSIDDFRRQYRELLVELLEGPRNE; translated from the coding sequence ATGAGCCAGCGCCGTATCAAGGTTCTGCAATTGCAGAACTACTACAACGTCAACGCCTCCGATCTGGCCGAGCAGATCATTCAGGCCTTGCCGACTGATCAATATGAGGTCACCACGGCGTTCCTGCGGGGTCGTCCCGGCCCCGGCGAGCCGGTGAGCAAAGCCGAGCGCTCCATCTACTTCGGCTACAGCAAGTCCGCGGTCAGTGGCCTGCGGCTTCGTGCCCTCTGGGCTCTCTATCGGCATTGCCGAGACGAAGGCTACGACGCGGTCATCACTCACCGGTTCAAGCCCGTGAACATGCTGATGCTGCTCAATCGTTGGCTGGGAATTCGCGCCTGCATCGGTGTGGCCCATGGTTTTGGCGAGTACGACCGGGGCTTCCGCTGCTGGGTAGCTCGCCAGTTGGTGACGCCGGCCTGGCGCCTGGTCGGGGTATCCCGCGCAGTGCGTGACTATCTGGTGGGCGCCAGTGCGGGCTTCACGCCCGCCAATACCCGGCAGATCAACAACGCCATCGACATCGCCCGCGCCGAAGGCCTCCAGCATTCCCGCGAGAAAGCTCGGGAAATGCTCGGGCTGCCGGCAGATGCCTTTGTCTTTGGTGCCATTGGCCGCCTGGTGCCGGTCAAGGGGCATATCCACCTGCTGCGGGCATTTGCCGAGGTCAAGGACGAGCAGCCAAACACGCTGCTGGCCATTATCGGCGAAGGCCGGGCTCGTCCCGACCTGGAGGCCGCCATCGCAGAACTGGGGCTTCAGGGCCGAGCCCTGTTGCTGGGCGCCAAGGACGATGCATTGCAGTACGTGCGCGCCTTCGACGCCTTTGTCATGCCCTCCCTAAGCGAAGGCTTGCCCCTGGCCCTGCTGGAAGGAATGAGCGGCCACCTGCCCGTGATCGGCTCGGATATCCCCAGTCTCAAGCCGATCCTTGAGGACTGCGGTGGCCGCATCTTCCCGTCCGGTCGGCACGAGGTGTTGGCCGGACACCTGCGCGAGGTGCTGGCACTGTCCGTCGCCGAGCGCGCGGCGGAAGGCGAGCGCGCGTACCAGTATCTGTGCAAGGCGCACTCAATCGACGATTTTCGCCGCCAGTATCGCGAGTTGCTGGTGGAACTGCTGGAAGGCCCCCGCAATGAGTGA
- a CDS encoding glycosyltransferase family 4 protein: MQLAFVLYKYFPFGGLQRDFMRIALECQRRGHAIRVYTMIWEGDIPEGFEVLIAPVKALFNHKRNEKFTAWVEADLARRPVDRVIGFNKMPGLDVYYAADPCFEDKAQTLRNGLYRRWGRYKHFSDYERAVFAPESATSVLMISEVQQPLFVKHYATPAARFHLLPPGIAADRRAPANAAEIRADFRREFKLADDELLLVQIGSGFKTKGLDRSLKAVAALPRELKKRTRLIVIGQDDPKPFLLQMKALGISDQVDILKGRSDIPRFLLGADLLIHPAYNENTGTVLLEALVAGLPVLVTDVCGYAHYIAEADSGRVLPSPFEQDALNQMLAEMLADPTARARWSSNGLTFADSADLYSMPQHAADVILAERP, encoded by the coding sequence ATGCAACTGGCATTCGTGCTCTACAAGTACTTTCCCTTCGGCGGGCTGCAGCGCGATTTCATGCGAATCGCTTTGGAGTGCCAGCGCCGAGGGCACGCCATTCGCGTCTACACCATGATCTGGGAAGGCGACATCCCGGAAGGTTTTGAAGTGCTGATCGCGCCGGTCAAGGCGCTGTTCAACCACAAGCGCAACGAGAAATTCACCGCCTGGGTCGAAGCTGACCTGGCGCGTCGCCCGGTGGACCGGGTGATCGGCTTCAACAAGATGCCGGGGCTGGACGTTTACTACGCCGCCGATCCCTGCTTCGAAGACAAGGCGCAGACCCTGCGCAACGGCCTCTATCGCCGCTGGGGCCGCTACAAGCATTTCTCCGACTACGAGCGCGCGGTGTTCGCCCCCGAGTCTGCAACCTCGGTGCTGATGATCTCCGAGGTGCAGCAGCCGCTCTTCGTCAAGCACTACGCCACCCCGGCCGCGCGCTTTCACTTGCTGCCGCCGGGTATCGCCGCCGATCGCCGCGCCCCGGCCAACGCCGCCGAGATCCGCGCCGACTTCCGTCGCGAGTTCAAGCTGGCTGATGACGAGCTGCTGCTGGTGCAGATCGGCTCCGGCTTCAAGACCAAGGGCCTGGACCGCAGCCTCAAGGCCGTGGCCGCGCTGCCCCGGGAGCTGAAGAAGCGTACCCGACTGATCGTCATCGGCCAGGACGATCCCAAGCCCTTCCTGCTGCAGATGAAGGCCCTGGGCATCTCCGACCAGGTGGACATTCTCAAGGGGCGCAGCGATATCCCGCGCTTCCTGCTGGGCGCCGACCTGCTGATCCACCCGGCCTATAACGAGAACACCGGCACCGTGCTCCTGGAAGCACTGGTGGCGGGCCTGCCGGTGCTGGTCACCGACGTCTGCGGCTACGCCCACTACATCGCTGAGGCCGACAGCGGTCGCGTGCTGCCCAGCCCCTTCGAGCAGGATGCGCTGAATCAGATGCTCGCCGAGATGCTCGCCGACCCGACAGCCCGCGCGCGCTGGAGCAGCAATGGCCTGACCTTTGCCGACAGCGCTGACCTCTACAGCATGCCGCAGCACGCGGCGGACGTGATCCTCGCGGAGCGCCCATGA
- a CDS encoding DegT/DnrJ/EryC1/StrS family aminotransferase, translating to MIPFLNLKDVNAKLREELLEACARVIDSGWYIAGNELSAFEREYAAYCGSTHCIGVANGLDALTLTLRAWLELGRLQEGDEVIVPANTYIATLLAITENALTPVLVEPDDDSFNLSPGSVAAALGKRTRAILPVHLYGRLADMQGLLEVADQHKLLVLEDAAQGHGASIGGRKAGNWGNAAGFSFYPGKNLGALGDAGAITTSDEELADTLRALRNYGSHVKYRNLYQGLNSRLDEIQAAMLRVKLKHLDEQTAQRREIARRYLNEIDNPAVRLPAWGQEEEHVWHLFVVRSQRRDRLQQLLDKAGVQTMIHYPIAPHKQKAYTEFNHIELPITERIHEEVLSLPMDPGMTQEQVSRVIETVNQANP from the coding sequence ATGATCCCATTTCTCAACCTTAAGGACGTCAATGCCAAGCTCCGCGAAGAACTGCTGGAGGCTTGCGCCCGGGTCATCGACTCCGGCTGGTACATCGCCGGCAACGAACTGTCTGCCTTTGAAAGGGAATACGCTGCGTATTGCGGTTCTACTCACTGCATCGGCGTCGCCAACGGGCTTGATGCGCTCACACTGACCCTTCGGGCCTGGCTTGAGCTCGGTCGCCTGCAGGAAGGGGACGAGGTCATAGTCCCGGCCAACACCTATATCGCGACGCTGCTGGCCATCACCGAAAATGCCCTGACACCCGTCCTGGTGGAGCCTGACGACGATAGCTTCAACCTGTCGCCCGGCTCGGTCGCTGCAGCGCTTGGCAAACGCACCCGGGCGATCCTGCCGGTCCACCTGTACGGCCGACTGGCCGACATGCAAGGGCTGCTGGAAGTCGCCGACCAGCACAAGCTGCTGGTGCTGGAGGATGCAGCGCAAGGCCACGGTGCCAGCATCGGCGGGCGTAAGGCGGGCAACTGGGGCAATGCCGCCGGCTTCAGCTTCTATCCAGGCAAGAACCTGGGCGCGCTCGGTGATGCCGGTGCGATCACAACTTCCGACGAAGAACTGGCCGACACCCTCCGGGCGCTGCGCAACTATGGTTCCCACGTGAAGTACCGCAATCTCTACCAGGGCCTGAACAGCCGCCTGGACGAAATCCAGGCCGCCATGCTGCGGGTGAAACTGAAGCACCTGGATGAACAGACCGCACAGCGGCGGGAAATCGCACGCCGCTACCTGAACGAGATCGACAACCCCGCCGTCAGACTACCGGCCTGGGGGCAGGAGGAAGAGCACGTCTGGCACCTGTTCGTGGTGCGCAGCCAGCGGCGAGACCGCCTCCAGCAACTGCTGGACAAAGCTGGCGTGCAGACCATGATCCACTACCCGATCGCTCCTCATAAGCAGAAGGCCTATACGGAGTTCAACCATATCGAGTTGCCGATTACCGAGCGCATCCATGAGGAGGTCCTGAGCCTGCCCATGGATCCGGGTATGACCCAAGAACAGGTGAGCCGTGTCATCGAAACGGTGAACCAGGCTAATCCCTGA
- a CDS encoding glycosyltransferase — protein MSAKPLLSVIIPTYNYAGVLPRAVESVLSQATPEVELWVVDDGSTDDTPAVFAALSQRYGAAFQGVRQTNAGPSAARNNGVQLAQGHYVLLLDADDELAPGVLPGLCKRLHQQQDVGLWLAGHVAVEADGREREHPASRVPEDAFARLKGYLLDKKIALSHGACVFLRELLLERPYPEHLRHSEDIPVFAYCLTERQVEVLDLMLARIYKHPGSLRHNADAARKVGLALVDEVFLKLPAALQSLKPAYRAQRCLSLFRTCLLAGDQDSARDYYREALRTDWRVLFKLSYSRKALRLWLKPQKNPV, from the coding sequence ATGTCGGCTAAGCCGCTGCTTAGCGTCATCATTCCCACCTACAACTACGCGGGCGTGCTCCCGCGTGCCGTGGAGTCGGTGCTGTCCCAGGCCACGCCGGAGGTCGAACTCTGGGTTGTGGACGACGGCTCCACCGACGACACGCCGGCAGTTTTCGCCGCCCTGAGCCAGCGCTATGGCGCCGCCTTTCAGGGCGTGCGCCAGACCAACGCCGGCCCCTCCGCCGCGCGCAACAACGGCGTCCAACTGGCCCAGGGGCACTACGTGCTGCTCCTGGACGCAGACGACGAACTGGCGCCCGGCGTGCTGCCCGGTCTCTGTAAGCGCCTGCACCAGCAGCAGGATGTCGGCCTCTGGCTGGCCGGCCATGTGGCCGTCGAGGCCGATGGCCGTGAGCGCGAACATCCCGCGAGCAGGGTCCCGGAAGACGCATTCGCGCGCCTGAAGGGTTATCTGCTGGACAAGAAAATCGCCCTCAGCCACGGCGCCTGTGTCTTCCTTCGCGAGTTGCTGCTGGAGCGTCCCTATCCCGAACACTTGCGCCACAGCGAGGACATCCCGGTCTTCGCCTACTGCCTGACCGAACGCCAGGTGGAGGTCCTCGACCTGATGCTCGCGCGCATCTACAAGCACCCTGGCAGCCTGCGCCACAACGCCGACGCCGCACGCAAGGTGGGGCTCGCCCTGGTGGACGAGGTCTTCCTCAAGCTGCCGGCCGCCCTGCAGTCGCTCAAGCCTGCCTATCGAGCGCAGCGCTGCCTGTCGCTGTTCCGCACCTGCCTGCTGGCCGGCGATCAGGACAGCGCCCGTGACTACTACCGCGAGGCGTTGCGCACGGATTGGCGGGTGCTATTCAAACTGTCATACAGCCGCAAGGCCCTCCGCCTGTGGCTGAAACCCCAGAAGAACCCGGTATGA
- a CDS encoding lipopolysaccharide kinase InaA family protein codes for MSQWKLAEGLEADVAALFGDLDKVFALEGDWITGDPLSEVLRVEHRGVRYYVKRYWAAGKGLRRWLGRPRVKAEWQNLKHFTKWGIPTAPVVGWGQERRAGAFHRGALITRELEGTVDLAEMARQGDPRLADPRWVDHVSRQLAKATRQLHQHSFAHNDLKWRNLLVDEAGGLFLIDCPTGTFWWGPFLRYRVIKDLACLDKVAKYHLSRSQRLRFYLQYQERPRLSASDKSQVRRILKFFEGRE; via the coding sequence TTGAGCCAATGGAAACTGGCCGAGGGGCTGGAAGCGGATGTCGCCGCGCTGTTCGGCGATCTCGACAAGGTCTTCGCCCTGGAAGGTGACTGGATCACCGGCGATCCGCTCTCCGAAGTGCTGCGCGTGGAACACCGCGGGGTGCGCTACTACGTCAAGCGTTACTGGGCGGCGGGCAAGGGCCTGCGACGCTGGCTCGGCCGGCCGCGAGTCAAGGCCGAGTGGCAGAACCTCAAACACTTCACCAAGTGGGGCATTCCCACTGCGCCCGTGGTGGGCTGGGGGCAGGAACGCCGGGCCGGCGCTTTCCACCGTGGCGCGCTGATCACCCGAGAACTCGAGGGCACGGTCGACCTGGCGGAAATGGCCAGGCAGGGCGATCCGCGCCTGGCTGATCCCCGCTGGGTCGATCACGTCAGCCGGCAGCTGGCGAAGGCTACCCGGCAGTTGCACCAGCACAGCTTTGCCCACAACGACCTGAAGTGGCGCAACCTGCTGGTAGACGAGGCAGGCGGGCTGTTTCTGATCGACTGCCCCACCGGCACCTTCTGGTGGGGCCCCTTCCTCCGCTATCGGGTCATCAAGGACCTGGCTTGCCTGGACAAGGTCGCCAAGTACCACCTCAGCCGCAGCCAGCGCCTGCGGTTCTACCTGCAATATCAGGAACGCCCGCGCCTGAGCGCCAGTGACAAGAGCCAGGTGCGGCGGATCCTCAAGTTTTTCGAGGGACGCGAATGA
- a CDS encoding glycosyltransferase, with protein sequence MSDSKDLPLVSVIISSYNHADYIEACIGSVLAQTYPNVELLVVDDGSRDDSVARIRRLQEIHGFDFVAQQNKGLSRTLNETIARAKGTLIAPFGSDDIMLPERLAIQVAHMRDKPEVGICAGNVETIDEAGRVRPKQKLRPARRLGFDDIFLGREPGAPAPTMLFRREAFETVGGYDPEIRLEDLLMKLKITRAGYVIDILGDVLAQYRTHEHNTYKNLRFMIDNVMKTYAIFHDHPAYEEVCARFINSMLMKCARDDKPLARELFSRLPWRCWNGKTLRAIGRFLLPARKPRA encoded by the coding sequence ATGAGTGATTCGAAGGATCTGCCGCTGGTCAGCGTGATCATCTCCTCCTACAACCACGCGGATTACATCGAAGCTTGCATCGGAAGCGTCCTGGCCCAGACCTACCCCAACGTGGAATTGCTGGTGGTGGATGACGGCTCCAGGGATGACAGCGTTGCGCGCATCCGCAGGCTGCAGGAAATCCACGGTTTCGATTTCGTCGCCCAGCAAAACAAGGGGCTTTCACGCACCCTGAACGAAACCATCGCCCGCGCGAAGGGCACTCTGATTGCGCCGTTCGGTTCGGACGACATCATGCTGCCAGAGCGCTTGGCCATCCAGGTGGCTCACATGCGGGACAAGCCGGAGGTGGGGATCTGCGCCGGTAATGTGGAGACCATCGACGAAGCCGGGCGTGTGCGTCCCAAGCAGAAGCTGAGACCGGCGCGCCGTCTGGGGTTCGACGATATCTTCCTGGGGCGTGAGCCGGGGGCGCCCGCGCCGACCATGCTGTTCCGGCGCGAGGCATTCGAGACTGTGGGTGGATACGATCCGGAGATCCGGCTTGAGGATCTGCTGATGAAGCTGAAGATCACACGCGCCGGCTATGTGATTGACATCCTGGGGGACGTGCTGGCGCAGTACCGCACTCACGAGCACAACACGTACAAAAACCTGCGTTTCATGATCGACAACGTGATGAAGACCTACGCGATCTTCCACGATCATCCGGCGTACGAGGAAGTTTGCGCGCGCTTCATCAATTCCATGCTCATGAAGTGCGCTCGTGATGACAAGCCGCTGGCTCGTGAGCTGTTCTCCCGGCTGCCTTGGCGCTGCTGGAACGGCAAGACGCTAAGAGCCATCGGCCGCTTCCTTCTCCCTGCCCGCAAGCCGCGCGCCTGA
- the rfaP gene encoding lipopolysaccharide core heptose(I) kinase RfaP — MKLVLKEPFERLWSGRDAFTEVEALEGQVYRELEGRRTLRTEVDGRGYFVKIHRGIGWGEIAKNLVTAKAPVLGAGQEWTAIQRLHQVGVPTMTAVAFGERGSNPARQHSFIVTEELAPTVSLEDFCVDWPRNPPPTRLKWALIEEVAQMTGNMHRAGVNHRDCYICHFLLHTARPVTADDFKLSLIDLHRAQTRQHTPRRWRDKDLAGLYFSALNIGLTRRDKLRFLKAYFRKPLRQVLRDEARLLAWLEQKAARLLSRYERKYAGGGEV, encoded by the coding sequence ATGAAACTGGTGCTGAAAGAACCGTTCGAACGCCTTTGGTCCGGGCGCGATGCCTTCACTGAGGTGGAAGCATTGGAGGGGCAGGTCTATCGCGAGCTGGAGGGGCGCCGCACCCTGCGCACCGAAGTGGATGGGCGAGGTTATTTCGTGAAGATCCACCGCGGCATCGGCTGGGGTGAGATCGCCAAGAATCTGGTGACCGCCAAGGCGCCGGTGCTGGGCGCCGGCCAGGAGTGGACGGCCATCCAGCGCCTGCACCAGGTGGGCGTGCCCACCATGACCGCCGTGGCTTTCGGCGAGCGTGGCAGCAACCCGGCGCGTCAGCATTCCTTTATCGTCACCGAAGAGCTGGCGCCTACCGTCAGCCTCGAGGACTTCTGTGTCGACTGGCCGCGCAATCCGCCGCCGACGCGCCTGAAGTGGGCGCTGATCGAGGAGGTGGCGCAAATGACCGGCAACATGCACCGGGCCGGCGTCAACCACCGTGACTGCTACATCTGCCACTTCCTGCTGCACACCGCGCGGCCGGTGACGGCCGATGACTTCAAGCTGTCGCTGATCGACCTGCATCGGGCGCAGACTCGCCAGCACACCCCAAGGCGCTGGCGCGACAAGGACCTGGCCGGGCTCTACTTCTCCGCGCTGAACATCGGTCTGACTCGACGCGACAAGCTGCGTTTCCTCAAGGCCTATTTCCGTAAGCCGCTCCGCCAGGTGCTGCGGGACGAGGCGCGCCTGTTGGCGTGGCTTGAGCAGAAGGCCGCGCGCCTGCTCTCGCGCTACGAGCGCAAGTACGCCGGGGGAGGAGAGGTTTGA
- a CDS encoding carbamoyltransferase gives MALTILGLSGALSHDPSAALYIDGKLIAAAEEERFVRDKHAKNRMPYESAKFCLEQAGIKPSDVDVVAIPFAPISLFGKARWQYAKRYWYAPDRALDALLMGNRRYKRYRKKIVWCLEQLGFDAKKVKIEPVEHHLAHASSAYHCSGFKEKTAILGIDGKGEYATTFFGWGENGKIHKIKEFYDPDSLGGLYGAITEYLGFEMLDGEFKVMGMAPYGDAAKYDFSRLAKFENGELIINTDYANVIGFRRYKENGKGYYFSPKLIEWLGPKRQGDIADDPYIHYAASMQALFEKLALEMMDYYLGDIIRETGKIAFAGGCALNVKLNQKIIARPDVKELFVQPASGDAGTSVGAAAYVSVKRGVPVEKMEHVYLGPSFSNEEVIAACAKHPKKPVFKRIENTPQRIAKIMVDGNPVAWFQGRMEFGPRALGGRSIIGCPSAVGVADRINEQIKFRERWRPFCPSMLDTVAPQMLKVDHPSPFMTFTFEVNEEWKTRVAEVVHEDGTSRAQVLERRHNPRWYDLMKELEVLTGNGVSLNTSLNRRGEPMICSPTDALNMFYGSDLQYLIMEDVLVVKDGKDWYDNVG, from the coding sequence GTGGCATTGACGATTCTCGGCCTTTCCGGCGCCCTCAGCCATGATCCCTCCGCCGCGCTTTACATCGACGGCAAGCTGATCGCGGCCGCGGAAGAAGAGCGCTTCGTGCGCGACAAGCACGCGAAGAATCGCATGCCCTACGAGTCGGCCAAGTTCTGCCTGGAGCAGGCTGGCATCAAACCGTCCGATGTGGACGTGGTAGCCATTCCCTTCGCCCCCATCAGCCTGTTTGGCAAGGCCCGCTGGCAGTACGCCAAGCGCTACTGGTACGCCCCGGATCGCGCTCTGGATGCCCTCCTCATGGGCAACCGCCGCTACAAGCGCTATCGCAAGAAGATCGTCTGGTGCCTGGAGCAACTCGGTTTCGACGCCAAGAAAGTGAAGATCGAGCCGGTGGAGCACCACCTGGCCCACGCCTCCAGTGCCTACCACTGCTCGGGCTTCAAGGAGAAGACCGCGATCCTCGGCATCGACGGCAAGGGCGAGTACGCCACCACCTTCTTCGGCTGGGGCGAGAACGGCAAGATCCACAAGATCAAGGAATTCTACGATCCGGATTCCCTGGGCGGCCTCTATGGTGCGATCACCGAGTACCTCGGCTTCGAGATGCTCGACGGCGAGTTCAAGGTCATGGGCATGGCGCCCTACGGCGACGCCGCCAAGTACGATTTCTCGCGTCTGGCGAAGTTCGAGAATGGCGAGCTGATCATCAACACCGACTACGCCAACGTCATTGGCTTCCGCCGCTACAAGGAAAACGGCAAGGGCTACTACTTCTCGCCCAAGCTGATCGAGTGGCTGGGCCCGAAGCGCCAGGGCGATATCGCCGACGATCCCTACATCCATTACGCCGCCAGCATGCAAGCCCTGTTCGAGAAACTGGCGCTGGAAATGATGGATTACTACCTGGGCGACATCATCCGCGAGACCGGCAAGATCGCCTTTGCCGGTGGTTGCGCGCTGAACGTCAAGCTGAACCAGAAGATCATCGCCCGTCCGGACGTGAAGGAGCTGTTCGTCCAGCCGGCTTCCGGCGACGCCGGCACCTCCGTGGGCGCCGCTGCCTATGTGTCGGTCAAGCGTGGCGTGCCGGTTGAGAAGATGGAGCACGTCTACCTCGGCCCGTCCTTCTCCAATGAAGAGGTCATCGCCGCTTGCGCCAAACACCCGAAGAAGCCGGTGTTCAAGCGCATCGAAAACACCCCGCAACGCATTGCCAAGATCATGGTCGACGGCAACCCGGTGGCCTGGTTCCAGGGGCGCATGGAGTTCGGCCCGCGTGCCCTCGGTGGTCGCTCCATCATCGGCTGTCCGAGCGCTGTCGGCGTGGCCGACCGCATCAACGAGCAGATCAAGTTCCGCGAGCGCTGGCGCCCCTTCTGCCCGTCGATGCTGGACACCGTGGCGCCGCAGATGCTCAAGGTGGATCACCCGAGCCCCTTCATGACCTTCACCTTCGAAGTCAACGAAGAGTGGAAGACCCGCGTGGCCGAGGTGGTGCACGAGGACGGTACCTCCCGCGCCCAGGTGCTGGAGCGCCGCCACAATCCGCGTTGGTACGACCTGATGAAGGAGCTGGAAGTCCTCACCGGCAACGGCGTGTCTCTGAACACCTCGCTCAACCGCCGTGGCGAGCCAATGATCTGCTCGCCCACCGATGCGCTGAACATGTTCTACGGCTCGGACCTGCAGTACCTGATCATGGAAGACGTTCTGGTCGTCAAGGATGGCAAGGACTGGTATGACAATGTCGGCTAA
- a CDS encoding lipopolysaccharide kinase InaA family protein, translating into MTLAELARAGRTPQLPIALDIAGGLELQSLLRVLPGQRYVGVALWQGRKVLAKVLVGGKAERHFQRELAGARALHEQGIDSPTLLAQGQLAGQGGWLLFEYLDGAESLWDAWRQVEREAPLSDAQQTVLGEALAAIARLHLAGLVQDDLHLDNLLRHRATLNVIDGGGIRAECPGSPLPRDKALANLAVFFAQLPAELAPFLEELLVQYLLVNGEHALPLEALEKEIARVRKWRLGDYMKKIARDCTLFSVVRGAFGLRAVRREAEAGLEKLLDAPDTALEQGRYLKQGATATVAEVVHEGRRLLIKRYNIKGLVHWLSRFWRPSRAWHSWREGNRLEFLGIATPHPLAVLERRFLWLRGRAYLITEYLSGQDIIARFQPYLDDPDGAGVPPEAELQALDQLFAALIRERISHGDFKGYNLFWQDGRWTLIDLDAVCQHHSQRSFARAYARDRARFLRNWPAESALYQLLDQRLPQVPGTCSERG; encoded by the coding sequence ATGACCCTGGCGGAACTGGCTCGCGCGGGGCGGACCCCGCAGCTGCCCATTGCCCTGGACATCGCCGGCGGCCTGGAGCTGCAGAGCCTGCTGCGGGTGCTGCCCGGTCAGCGCTACGTGGGCGTGGCGCTCTGGCAGGGCCGCAAGGTGCTGGCCAAGGTTCTGGTGGGCGGCAAGGCCGAGCGCCATTTCCAGCGGGAGCTGGCCGGCGCCCGTGCGCTTCACGAACAGGGCATCGATTCCCCGACGCTCCTGGCCCAAGGCCAGTTGGCAGGGCAGGGCGGTTGGCTGCTGTTCGAGTACCTGGATGGCGCCGAAAGTCTCTGGGACGCCTGGCGCCAGGTGGAGCGCGAAGCCCCCTTGTCTGACGCCCAGCAGACTGTGCTGGGCGAAGCCCTGGCGGCGATTGCTCGCCTGCATCTGGCTGGCCTGGTCCAGGACGACTTGCACCTGGACAACCTGCTGCGCCATCGCGCCACGCTGAACGTCATCGACGGTGGTGGCATCCGCGCGGAATGCCCCGGCTCGCCGCTGCCGCGGGACAAGGCCCTGGCCAACCTGGCGGTATTCTTCGCCCAGCTGCCGGCGGAGCTCGCCCCTTTCCTTGAAGAGCTGCTGGTGCAGTACCTGTTGGTGAATGGCGAGCATGCCCTGCCGCTGGAAGCCCTGGAAAAGGAGATCGCCCGGGTGCGGAAGTGGCGCCTTGGCGACTACATGAAGAAAATCGCGCGCGATTGCACCCTGTTCAGCGTGGTTCGTGGCGCATTCGGCTTGCGGGCGGTGCGCCGTGAGGCCGAGGCGGGGCTGGAGAAGCTACTGGACGCGCCGGATACCGCGCTGGAGCAGGGGCGTTACCTGAAGCAAGGCGCCACTGCCACGGTGGCCGAGGTTGTTCATGAAGGTCGGCGGCTGCTGATCAAGCGCTACAACATCAAGGGCCTGGTGCACTGGCTGAGTCGCTTCTGGCGTCCCAGCCGAGCCTGGCACAGCTGGCGCGAAGGCAATCGCCTGGAGTTCCTCGGTATCGCCACACCCCACCCCCTTGCCGTTCTGGAACGACGCTTCCTCTGGCTGCGCGGACGTGCGTACCTGATTACCGAATATCTTTCCGGGCAAGATATAATCGCCCGTTTTCAACCCTATCTGGACGACCCGGACGGGGCTGGAGTTCCACCCGAAGCCGAGCTGCAGGCCCTTGATCAATTGTTTGCCGCGCTGATCCGCGAGCGTATCAGCCATGGCGACTTCAAGGGCTACAACCTGTTCTGGCAGGACGGCCGCTGGACCCTGATCGACCTCGACGCCGTTTGCCAGCATCACAGCCAACGCAGTTTCGCGCGGGCCTATGCCCGCGATCGTGCACGCTTCCTGAGGAACTGGCCGGCCGAGTCGGCGCTGTACCAGCTCCTGGATCAACGTTTACCGCAGGTGCCGGGCACCTGCTCTGAAAGAGGCTAA